In Mercurialis annua linkage group LG6, ddMerAnnu1.2, whole genome shotgun sequence, the following are encoded in one genomic region:
- the LOC126687639 gene encoding uncharacterized protein LOC126687639 — protein sequence MAAPQETIATQVTDEIAETRAAAPNTEFQVIVDAGDNQICVGPILTSPSHLCDITTPYHDEVPPRFSLPHQSSIWFNTTFRNWPVEHKGYHAWVNRLKPHFGHIWTEVGIYDMISLCKAIRPIAKHYIMGASLFWSSAVNCFCFKFGAMTITLLDLAVMLNIPIVGERISPNLSADEPNFKLTKPQRSYGPYIGIFQGDTDTVPDNREHVAFLAFFISKFILCPASFRVTQDSFVLAAAWAEGRRCNVGEFLLAHLYRSLNDIAPHAEKRVFKCPGGPLWVAQLWLAMYFPELFESVPSIKAELNGFSLISSGTRLGHVLDILEVFNHSVRASELFCPILSMKYPPSWLLIGWDGGQYCGSALKARNLIAGLEYKQSGIELYCPNYVSRQFGFNQGIPCSLLISVNNRGTHKASLENYAGLQFIIRLNKAYLPPIPDLSRPSSKPKTTPEYESWWASVTESFFDLSPKEILSLHNFSLPPLSRTPTHADLFLLQAPKRPQYEAHIRPKFKYKSPPVPKCNMSTNIPIKKLIKKTKKSEPIINSEGVSYTGIRCPSDAEAIAELVRVGYTRIPVGVPKWHKDDKFDIDGDDEPETKRSRAKRPAKQKPSKEAKAKNRKWSLEDLACFILRPRILILPNGQLHPPALIRLLGARQKRQKIFLPKKQNARKFQ from the exons ATGGCTGCCCCTCAAGAGACCATCGCCACTCAAGTTACTGATGAGATAGCCGAGACTCGAGCTGCTGCGCCGAACACCGAATTCCAGGTAATTGTCGACGCAGGGGACAACCAAATCTGCGTGGGTCCTATTCTTACATCGCCGAGCCACTTGTGTGATATCACTACTCCCTATCATGACGAAGTCCCACCACGCTTCTCTCTTCCACATCAGTCGTCCATCTGGTTCAACACAACCTTCCGAAATTGGCCGGTCGAACACAAGGGATACCATGCCTGGGTAAACAGACTGAAGCCTCACTTTGGACACATATGGACCGAGGTCGGAATATATGACATGATTAGCCTTTGTAAAGCAATTCGCCCAATAGCCAAGCACTACATAATGGGCGCATCACTTTTCTGGTCTAGTGCGGTAAACTGCTTCTGCTTCAAATTCGGCGCTATGACCATCACACTTCTGGATTTGGCAGTGATGCTTAACATTCCAATAGTTGGCGAAAGGATTTCGCCCAACCTCTCGGCCGATGAACCAAACTTCAAGCTGACCAAGCCCCAACGAAGTTACGGCCCTTACATCGGCATTTTCCAGGGCGATACGGATACTGTTCCCGACAACCGAGAACACGTAGCATTTCTGGCCTTCTTCATCTCCAAATTTATCCTATGTCCGGCTTCGTTCAGGGTCACCCAAGATAGCTTCGTCCTCGCCGCTGCTTGGGCCGAAGGTCGAAGATGTAATGTAGGTGAATTCTTGCTCGCCCATTTATACCGATCTTTAAATGACATCGCCCCACACGCTGAAAAGAGGGTATTCAAATGTCCTGGTGGTCCGTTGTGGGTCGCCCAACTTTGGTTAGCAATGTATTTTCCGGAACTATTTGAGAGTGTTCCCTCTATAAAGGCCGAGCTGAATGGCTTTTCTCTCATATCGTCTGGCACTCGCCTCGGCCACGTTTTAGATATCCTTGAAGTTTTTAACCACTCAGTAAGGGCGTCGGAGCTGTTCTGCCCGATTTTATCTATGAAGTATCCACCATCATGGCTTCTGATCGGCTGGGATG GTGGCCAGTACTGCGGAAGCGCCCTAAAGGCCAGGAATTTGATCGCTGGTCTGGAGTATAAGCAAAGTGGCATCGAGTTGTATTGCCCCAACTACGTGTCTCGCCAATTCGGTTTTAACCAAGGCATCCCCTGTTCTTTATTGATCTCCgtcaataatcgcgggacccATAAAGCTTCCTTAGAAAATTATGCTGGCCTCCAGTTCATAATTCGCCTCAATAAGGCTTATCTACCCCCCATTCCAGACCTGTCTCGTCCCTCATCTAAACCCAAAACTACCCCTGAATATGAGAGCTGGTGGGCTTCGGTCACAGAGTCCTTCTTTGATCTTTCGCCGAAAGAAATCCTTTCTCTTCACAATTTTTCTTTACCTCCTTTGTCAAGAACTCCTACTCATGCCGATCTCTTTCTTTTGCAGGCCCCGAAACGTCCCCAATATGAAG CTCATATTCGTCCTAAGTTTAAGTATAAGAGCCCACCGGTTCCAAAATGCAACATGTCCACGAATATTCCCATTAAAAAACTTATAAAGAAAACCAAAAAATCTGAGCCGATCATTAATAGTGAGGGAGTCTCTTATACCGGTATTAGATGTCCATCTGATGCCGAGGCTATAGCCGAATTGGTTCGAGTCGGTTATACCAGAATTCCAG TTGGCGTGCCGAAATGGCACAAGGATGACAAGTTTGACATTGATGGAGACGACGAACCTGAAACCAAACGATCGAGAGCCAAACGCCCGGCGAAGCAAAAGCCATCTAAAGAAGCCAAGGCGAAAAACAGAAAGTGGAGCCTAGAGGATCTCGCCTGTTTCATCCTTCGCCCAAGGATTCTGATTCTTCCAAACGGGCAACTCCATCCGCCAGCTCTCATTCGTCTTCTAGGGGCGAGACAAAAACGGCAGAAGATTTTCCTGCCGAAGAAGCAGAATGCACGCAAGTTTCAGTAG